From the Leptospira biflexa serovar Patoc strain 'Patoc 1 (Paris)' genome, one window contains:
- a CDS encoding ribonuclease HII, protein MISFDLTAIKRPFFPEFQVPQFVPFSFDEAGRGTLAGPVSVGCVSFSSQTLEKIQSGTILKNLRDSKKIPEPKRFELRTEILQYAAYWHVSFVSAKFIDRFNINQAIFYGISRALPVNPRQVTGHLHKTGIPLGTQTKETLAPFLFVDGNYKLKIHKPIEGYLSIPKGDDLVPSISAASILAKTYRDEYMEKMDAKYPGYGFAKHKGYGTEEHREALRKLGISPIHRLSFCNFLRREGSEPSLFPL, encoded by the coding sequence ATAATCTCTTTCGATCTAACGGCCATCAAACGGCCGTTTTTTCCAGAATTCCAAGTCCCACAGTTTGTTCCTTTCTCCTTTGATGAAGCAGGCCGTGGCACACTCGCGGGTCCCGTTTCCGTTGGTTGTGTTTCTTTTTCTTCCCAGACACTAGAAAAAATCCAGTCGGGTACAATCTTAAAAAACCTTCGCGACTCTAAAAAAATCCCCGAACCCAAACGATTCGAACTCCGAACCGAAATTTTACAATACGCTGCGTATTGGCATGTAAGCTTTGTGAGTGCAAAGTTTATTGACAGGTTCAATATCAACCAAGCCATCTTTTATGGGATCAGTCGTGCATTGCCTGTGAATCCAAGACAAGTGACTGGTCATCTTCACAAAACTGGAATCCCGCTGGGAACACAAACAAAGGAAACTCTCGCCCCCTTTCTATTCGTAGATGGAAATTACAAATTAAAGATCCACAAACCCATTGAGGGATACCTTTCGATTCCCAAAGGGGATGATTTGGTCCCATCGATTTCCGCAGCTTCGATCCTTGCGAAAACCTACCGAGATGAATACATGGAAAAAATGGATGCCAAATACCCTGGCTATGGATTTGCCAAACACAAAGGGTATGGAACCGAAGAACACCGGGAAGCACTTCGAAAATTGGGAATTTCTCCGATCCATAGGTTGAGTTTTTGCAATTTTCTCCGAAGGGAAGGGAGTGAACCCTCTCTTTTTCCACTCTAA